One genomic region from Kamptonema formosum PCC 6407 encodes:
- the rpe gene encoding ribulose-phosphate 3-epimerase, which yields MTQSRKSTVISPSILSADFSRLGDEIRAVDLAGADWIHVDVMDGRFVPNITIGPLIVEAIRPVTSKPLDVHLMIVEPEKYVEDFAKAGADIISVHAEHNASPHLHRTLGQIRELGKQAGVVLNPSTPLELIEHVLELCDLILIMSVNPGFGGQSFIPTVVPKIRKLRQMCDERGLDPWIEVDGGLKVDNTWQVLEAGANAIVAGSAVFKAKDYAAAIEGIRHSKRPTPELAAV from the coding sequence ATGACCCAATCCCGCAAATCGACTGTTATTTCTCCATCCATATTATCAGCAGATTTCAGCCGGCTCGGAGATGAAATTCGAGCAGTAGATCTGGCTGGGGCCGACTGGATTCACGTTGATGTGATGGACGGTCGTTTCGTTCCTAATATTACTATTGGCCCCCTGATTGTTGAGGCAATTCGCCCCGTTACCAGCAAGCCTCTGGACGTTCACTTGATGATAGTGGAACCTGAGAAATACGTCGAGGATTTTGCTAAGGCGGGTGCTGATATTATCTCGGTTCACGCTGAACATAATGCCTCTCCTCACTTACACCGCACTCTCGGCCAAATCCGCGAACTGGGTAAGCAGGCGGGTGTAGTGCTAAATCCTTCGACTCCTTTGGAGTTGATCGAGCACGTACTCGAACTGTGCGATCTGATCTTGATTATGAGTGTCAATCCGGGCTTTGGCGGTCAGAGTTTCATTCCGACGGTGGTGCCGAAAATTCGCAAACTTCGCCAGATGTGCGATGAAAGAGGCCTTGACCCCTGGATTGAGGTGGATGGCGGTCTAAAAGTTGATAATACTTGGCAGGTTTTGGAAGCGGGAGCAAATGCGATCGTTGCTGGTTCCGCTGTGTTTAAGGCTAAGGATTATGCAGCCGCGATCGAAGGCATTCGCCATAGCAAGCGTCCAACTCCTGAATTGGCAGCAGTTTAA
- a CDS encoding DsbA family protein: protein MNISSMRNQLYRLQVFSLAALLIVCLTLIGCSPSAQSANNTQQPEGKLKEQVLQIIRENPEVILESVQAYQQQQQDRLRSARQSFLEQVKNNPQAAIADSPTTGSPSQKIVLIEFSDFQCPFCSRAHNTVNQFMAKHQDKVTLAFKHFPLVQIHPQALPAAKAAWAAQQQGKFWEYHNALFEQQQQLSEELYSAIAKNLNLNLEKFNSDRNSPAAAAAIQKDIQIAQTLGIDGTPFFILKGETFSGAVELSEMESILAKVSK, encoded by the coding sequence ATGAACATATCGTCTATGCGGAATCAACTCTATCGCCTGCAAGTTTTCTCACTAGCAGCACTTTTAATAGTTTGCCTGACTTTAATCGGTTGTTCGCCCTCCGCCCAATCAGCTAATAATACTCAACAACCAGAAGGCAAATTAAAGGAGCAAGTCTTACAAATTATCCGCGAAAATCCCGAAGTAATTTTGGAGTCAGTACAGGCGTACCAGCAACAACAACAAGATCGATTGCGATCGGCTAGGCAGTCATTTTTGGAGCAAGTAAAAAATAATCCTCAAGCTGCGATCGCAGATTCTCCTACTACTGGTTCACCTTCGCAGAAAATTGTTCTCATAGAGTTCTCTGACTTTCAATGTCCCTTTTGCAGCAGAGCTCACAATACAGTCAATCAGTTTATGGCAAAACACCAGGACAAAGTTACTTTAGCATTCAAACATTTTCCCCTGGTTCAAATTCACCCGCAAGCGCTACCAGCCGCGAAGGCAGCTTGGGCAGCTCAGCAGCAAGGGAAATTTTGGGAGTATCATAACGCTTTGTTCGAGCAACAACAACAGTTGAGCGAAGAGTTGTATAGCGCGATCGCGAAAAATCTAAATCTGAATTTAGAGAAGTTTAATAGCGACAGAAATAGCCCTGCCGCCGCCGCCGCCATTCAGAAAGACATTCAAATAGCTCAAACATTAGGAATTGACGGTACTCCCTTCTTTATCTTGAAGGGAGAAACCTTCTCTGGTGCTGTTGAACTATCCGAAATGGAGAGCATTTTGGCGAAAGTTTCTAAGTAA
- a CDS encoding CsbD family protein — protein sequence MSVEDRAKATGKNLEGVAQEALGNVTGDPKDKAEGQMKQKEAQVRHGVEDIKDDVKEKVNRA from the coding sequence ATGAGTGTAGAAGATCGCGCCAAAGCTACTGGCAAAAACCTTGAAGGTGTGGCTCAAGAAGCGCTAGGTAATGTTACTGGCGATCCAAAGGATAAAGCTGAAGGCCAAATGAAGCAAAAAGAAGCTCAAGTCCGCCACGGAGTCGAAGATATCAAAGATGACGTGAAGGAAAAAGTAAACCGCGCTTAA
- the uvrB gene encoding excinuclease ABC subunit UvrB — translation MGDKFYLQAPFEPTGDQPKAIAQLTSGVLAGDRFQTLLGATGTGKTFSIAAVIEKVGRPTLVLAHNKTLAAQLCNELRGFFPNNAVEYFVSYYDYYQPEAYIAVTDTYIEKTAAINDEIDMLRHSATRSLFERRDAIVVASISCIYGLGMPAEYLKAAIPFQVGTEVNQRQLLRDLVNIQYSRNDLDLGRGKFRVKGDVLEIGPAYEDRIIRIEFFGDEIDAIRYVDPVSGGIIQSVEALNIYPARHFVTAEDKLEAACQAIEIEIEDSVEELKKAGKLVEAQRLEQRTRYDLEMLREVGYCNGVENYSRHLAGRNAGEPPECLIDYFPKDWLLVIDESHVTVPQLRGMYNGDQARKKVLIEHGFRLPSAADNRPLKAEEFWEKVNQCIFVSATPGNWEIEISESRVADQVIRPTGLIDPEIYVRPTEGQIDDLLGEIKERVLLQERTLVTTLTKRMAEDLTEYLQERGIRVRYLHSEIQSIERIEILQSLRDGDFDVLIGVNLLREGLDLPEVSLVAILDADKEGFLRSERSLIQTIGRAARHVRGQAILYGDNLTDSMIKAIDETDRRRGIQLAYNKMHGITPQSIAKKSSKNAILAFLDVSRRLNSQHLETVYEQIDELSLEEIPELIGQLEVQMKEAAKKMEFEEAAKFRDRIKHLRDKLLGH, via the coding sequence ATGGGAGATAAATTTTATCTTCAAGCTCCCTTTGAGCCGACTGGGGATCAACCGAAGGCGATCGCGCAACTAACTTCAGGCGTACTTGCAGGCGATCGCTTCCAAACTCTACTTGGTGCGACGGGTACAGGCAAAACCTTTTCAATAGCTGCGGTTATTGAGAAAGTTGGCAGACCTACCCTAGTTTTAGCACATAACAAGACTTTAGCTGCTCAACTGTGCAACGAATTGCGAGGTTTTTTCCCCAATAATGCCGTCGAATACTTCGTCAGTTATTACGACTATTACCAGCCAGAAGCATACATTGCCGTCACCGATACATACATCGAAAAAACAGCAGCAATTAACGACGAGATCGATATGTTGCGACACTCAGCAACGCGATCCCTCTTTGAACGCCGCGACGCGATCGTAGTAGCATCAATTAGCTGCATCTACGGCTTAGGAATGCCAGCGGAATATTTAAAAGCTGCTATCCCTTTTCAGGTAGGAACCGAAGTTAACCAGCGGCAACTATTGCGAGATTTAGTTAACATTCAATATAGCCGCAACGACTTAGATTTAGGTCGAGGAAAATTCCGCGTCAAAGGTGACGTACTGGAAATTGGCCCCGCCTACGAAGATAGAATAATTCGCATAGAATTCTTTGGCGATGAAATTGATGCGATTCGCTATGTTGACCCCGTAAGTGGTGGAATTATCCAAAGCGTAGAAGCTTTGAATATTTATCCCGCCCGTCACTTCGTAACCGCTGAAGACAAATTGGAGGCAGCTTGTCAAGCAATTGAAATCGAAATAGAAGACAGCGTAGAAGAACTAAAAAAAGCGGGTAAATTAGTAGAAGCACAGCGTTTAGAACAACGAACTCGCTACGATTTAGAAATGTTGCGAGAGGTTGGTTACTGCAATGGAGTCGAGAATTATTCCCGCCATTTAGCAGGGCGAAATGCTGGAGAACCGCCCGAGTGTTTAATTGATTATTTTCCCAAAGATTGGCTGTTAGTAATAGATGAGTCTCACGTCACCGTGCCACAACTACGGGGAATGTACAATGGCGACCAAGCCAGAAAGAAAGTGTTAATCGAGCATGGATTTCGCTTACCTAGCGCCGCAGATAACCGGCCTTTGAAAGCAGAGGAATTTTGGGAAAAAGTAAACCAGTGTATTTTTGTTTCTGCTACCCCTGGGAATTGGGAAATAGAAATCTCTGAAAGTCGAGTTGCCGATCAGGTAATTCGCCCCACAGGGTTAATAGATCCTGAGATCTATGTGCGTCCGACTGAGGGGCAAATTGACGATTTGCTAGGCGAAATTAAAGAGCGCGTACTTCTGCAAGAGCGGACATTAGTGACAACCTTAACTAAACGCATGGCGGAAGATTTAACAGAATATTTGCAAGAACGCGGAATTAGAGTCCGGTATTTGCACTCAGAAATTCAGTCAATTGAGCGCATAGAAATTCTGCAATCTTTGCGAGATGGAGATTTTGATGTATTAATTGGAGTCAATTTATTACGGGAGGGATTAGATTTACCAGAGGTGTCTTTGGTAGCAATTCTAGATGCAGACAAGGAAGGGTTTTTAAGGTCAGAACGTTCTTTAATTCAAACCATTGGTAGGGCGGCTCGTCATGTCCGGGGACAGGCGATATTGTATGGTGATAACTTGACAGATAGCATGATTAAAGCCATTGATGAAACTGATAGGCGGCGAGGGATTCAGTTGGCCTATAACAAAATGCACGGAATTACACCGCAGTCAATTGCGAAGAAGTCATCTAAGAATGCAATTTTAGCCTTTTTAGATGTGTCGCGGCGGCTAAATTCTCAGCATTTAGAAACGGTCTACGAACAGATAGATGAGTTATCTTTGGAAGAGATACCTGAGTTGATTGGTCAGTTGGAAGTGCAGATGAAGGAAGCGGCGAAGAAGATGGAGTTTGAAGAGGCGGCTAAGTTTCGCGATCGCATTAAGCACTTGCGAGATAAACTACTAGGTCATTAG
- a CDS encoding type II toxin-antitoxin system PemK/MazF family toxin, with product MVKSISVRDVLIVNFPKQSPSGCEQQGRRPAVVITLPRLTGVIRYQVIVVAPMTTKSGDWVIQNPSLYPCLAAGVANLPLDSIVLLDQLRCLDIKRILAYQGTLTPEEYQPIADGLKVMLRL from the coding sequence TTGGTTAAATCAATAAGTGTCAGGGATGTACTAATAGTTAATTTCCCCAAGCAATCTCCTTCAGGTTGTGAACAACAAGGGAGACGACCAGCAGTAGTAATTACTCTACCAAGGCTTACAGGAGTAATACGCTATCAAGTCATAGTTGTTGCACCTATGACAACAAAATCTGGAGATTGGGTAATACAAAATCCCAGTTTATATCCCTGCCTTGCTGCTGGAGTTGCCAATCTACCACTAGATTCTATCGTCTTGCTAGATCAATTGCGATGTTTGGACATTAAGCGAATATTAGCTTACCAAGGCACACTAACTCCTGAAGAGTATCAGCCAATAGCAGATGGACTGAAAGTAATGCTGAGATTATAA
- a CDS encoding helix-turn-helix domain-containing protein, whose translation MSLDKNAQSDQNVWQIAEEVIEDYPQNDLTPLALKPVSSTDNNPKKDLMPLPLVHSDLDEYGFDPYEFRIYAHIVRRTGGKLDGKCFAKLKKTAEICKMSVRKTQYALKTLCDAGLILKEQRKGRSDIYRLAPKSNWKPKEQLQDIRQKAKESKVDKLEDSEEDPTNINE comes from the coding sequence ATGTCTCTAGATAAAAACGCTCAATCTGACCAAAATGTTTGGCAGATAGCTGAGGAAGTCATAGAGGACTATCCCCAAAATGATTTAACTCCCCTAGCTCTGAAACCTGTTTCATCGACCGACAACAATCCCAAAAAGGATTTAATGCCCCTGCCACTCGTTCATTCAGATCTTGATGAGTACGGCTTTGACCCCTACGAATTCCGAATCTACGCCCATATTGTTCGCAGAACAGGGGGCAAGCTCGACGGTAAGTGTTTCGCCAAGCTCAAGAAAACAGCAGAAATTTGCAAAATGAGTGTCAGAAAAACCCAATATGCGCTCAAAACTCTTTGTGATGCGGGCTTAATCTTGAAAGAACAGCGTAAAGGGCGTAGTGACATTTACAGACTAGCCCCCAAAAGCAACTGGAAACCCAAAGAACAATTACAGGATATTCGACAGAAAGCAAAAGAGTCGAAAGTTGATAAATTGGAAGACTCCGAAGAAGATCCAACTAATATAAATGAATAA
- a CDS encoding DegT/DnrJ/EryC1/StrS family aminotransferase translates to MTNNSTKIPFVDLSLQHQPIQSQIEQAIAQVIQKGDFILGQQLAEFESAFATACGVKYGIGVGSGTDAIALGLQACGIVPGDEIILPANTFIATIIGVLRAKATPVLVDCEPYTALIDLTAAEKAITPKTKAIIPVHLYGQMVSPNQLLNLAKTYNLIIFEDAAQAHLAQRENYRAGSFSKAAAFSFYPSKNLGAFGDGGMLVTNDRELAEKMLIFRNYGASQKYLHTELGTNSRLDTLQAAVLNVKLPYLEGWNRERNLAALHYNELLDPLKKKGIFPIQNQSGNGNIYHLYVIRVTDECPLTRDILQEKLAVNGIQTGIHYPIPCHLQPAYPNLGNLGDFPNAENLCKQILSLPMYPGLRKTQVEQVVAGIASLIGNW, encoded by the coding sequence ATGACCAACAACTCAACAAAAATCCCCTTTGTTGACCTCTCCCTCCAACATCAACCCATCCAAAGTCAAATAGAACAAGCTATTGCACAAGTCATCCAGAAAGGAGACTTCATTCTCGGCCAACAACTCGCCGAATTTGAATCAGCATTTGCCACAGCTTGCGGTGTAAAATATGGCATCGGGGTGGGCAGTGGTACAGATGCGATCGCGCTAGGACTTCAAGCTTGCGGGATCGTCCCTGGCGACGAAATCATCCTCCCAGCAAACACCTTTATCGCTACCATCATCGGCGTTCTTCGGGCCAAAGCGACACCAGTATTAGTAGATTGCGAACCTTACACCGCTCTTATTGACCTCACAGCAGCAGAAAAAGCCATAACCCCCAAAACCAAAGCAATTATCCCCGTGCATCTCTACGGGCAAATGGTATCGCCTAATCAACTTCTAAATCTTGCCAAAACCTACAATTTAATAATATTTGAAGATGCCGCCCAAGCACACTTAGCACAAAGAGAAAATTACCGTGCAGGTTCCTTTAGCAAAGCGGCAGCATTCAGCTTTTATCCTAGCAAAAACTTAGGAGCCTTTGGCGATGGGGGGATGCTCGTTACTAACGATCGAGAATTAGCAGAAAAAATGCTGATTTTTCGTAATTATGGTGCATCCCAGAAATATTTGCACACAGAATTAGGAACCAACAGCCGCCTCGACACCTTGCAAGCAGCCGTGCTAAATGTTAAGCTTCCATACTTAGAGGGTTGGAATCGCGAGCGCAATTTAGCTGCTCTGCATTATAATGAACTATTAGATCCCCTGAAAAAAAAAGGGATCTTCCCCATCCAAAACCAGAGTGGCAATGGTAACATTTATCATCTATACGTAATCAGGGTGACAGATGAATGTCCCCTTACCCGCGATATCCTTCAGGAGAAACTCGCAGTTAACGGCATTCAAACAGGCATTCACTATCCCATACCTTGCCATCTCCAACCTGCCTATCCAAACTTAGGTAATTTAGGCGATTTCCCTAATGCAGAAAATCTCTGCAAACAGATTTTATCATTACCAATGTATCCCGGACTGAGAAAAACTCAAGTTGAGCAAGTAGTGGCGGGGATTGCATCTTTAATTGGTAATTGGTAA
- the crtB gene encoding cyanoexosortase B — protein sequence MQIAQKIPIAFKRHFFTTTFLLLLAILYAPLIIHWYDGWLNKTIGIEHEYFSHGLIGLPYALYIAWTHRHRWSKLPDLFHPLGAVLLAIAGIFYLSNLSDLVNLSFPLILAGMCLSLKGFPGFKSQRIPLLFVLLATPNYIPYLIEPYALPLQHLIATVTGFILTQIGLDVTVENIYLYVRGRIVEVAPHCAGLKMLFTSFYVSLMLLHWTGVWSSRKRSMLFLSLAIILSITANIIRNTLLTLFHGTGREKAFAWLHAGWGGDLYSACMLGMLVVILNGMEKYLPSKFE from the coding sequence ATGCAGATCGCGCAAAAAATTCCTATTGCTTTCAAAAGGCACTTTTTTACTACAACTTTTCTCCTACTATTAGCGATTCTTTATGCTCCGCTAATAATCCACTGGTATGATGGATGGTTGAACAAAACTATTGGCATCGAGCATGAATATTTTAGTCATGGTTTAATTGGTCTACCTTACGCTCTTTACATTGCGTGGACACATCGCCATCGCTGGAGCAAATTACCAGATTTATTTCATCCTTTGGGAGCGGTTTTACTAGCAATAGCAGGGATATTTTATCTCAGCAATTTGAGCGATCTAGTAAATTTATCTTTTCCACTGATTCTAGCAGGAATGTGCTTATCCTTAAAGGGATTTCCAGGGTTTAAGTCACAAAGAATACCGCTGCTATTTGTCCTACTGGCAACGCCTAATTATATTCCCTATCTCATTGAACCTTACGCCTTACCATTGCAGCACCTCATTGCTACAGTAACAGGTTTCATTTTGACCCAAATTGGCTTAGATGTTACAGTTGAAAATATTTACTTATATGTCAGGGGTAGAATTGTTGAAGTCGCCCCCCACTGTGCAGGGCTAAAAATGTTATTTACCAGTTTTTATGTTAGCTTAATGCTATTGCATTGGACAGGAGTTTGGAGTTCTCGCAAGAGAAGTATGTTATTTTTGTCTCTAGCTATTATCCTCAGCATTACTGCTAATATTATCCGAAACACTTTGTTAACTCTTTTTCACGGTACTGGTCGAGAAAAAGCTTTTGCTTGGCTTCACGCAGGATGGGGAGGAGATTTGTATTCAGCTTGTATGTTAGGTATGTTGGTGGTGATACTCAATGGGATGGAAAAGTATTTACCAAGTAAATTTGAATAG
- a CDS encoding cyanoexosortase B system-associated protein, with protein sequence MLQLPKSYQLSKIVVLLFLLMLVTAEAIPSYLKGQWAWMKPPQVATLKELRILRSEGLTLPGGAKSAHRNIMISGHKWLVQELKYDEKSAILLLLTQNDHKDKPQVEWTDIKGFHNWKTDSYQTLNFTVDLQEKIPKSSQDISVAAQFFRSWDQKQTFAVLQWYAQPSGGSATPSSWFWEDSKAQLSNRRVPWVAVCILIPLEPLADIEKARSLAIYFGQNVQLALMKDALRF encoded by the coding sequence ATGTTGCAATTGCCCAAATCATATCAACTATCAAAAATTGTCGTACTATTGTTTTTACTCATGCTCGTTACCGCTGAAGCTATTCCCAGCTACTTGAAAGGACAATGGGCTTGGATGAAGCCGCCCCAAGTTGCCACACTTAAGGAATTAAGAATTTTGCGTAGTGAAGGGTTAACACTTCCTGGTGGGGCAAAAAGCGCCCATAGAAATATAATGATTAGCGGTCACAAATGGTTAGTTCAAGAACTTAAATATGACGAAAAAAGTGCAATTTTGTTACTACTTACCCAAAATGACCATAAAGATAAACCTCAAGTAGAATGGACTGATATTAAGGGATTTCATAACTGGAAAACTGACTCCTACCAGACTCTAAATTTTACAGTAGACTTACAAGAAAAAATCCCAAAAAGTTCTCAGGACATTTCAGTTGCGGCCCAATTCTTCCGAAGCTGGGATCAAAAACAAACCTTTGCTGTTTTGCAGTGGTACGCTCAACCTTCTGGGGGTTCGGCGACACCTAGTAGTTGGTTTTGGGAAGACAGCAAGGCACAGTTATCTAATCGTCGCGTTCCCTGGGTGGCTGTTTGTATTTTAATTCCTCTTGAACCTTTAGCTGATATTGAGAAAGCTCGATCGCTAGCAATATATTTCGGTCAAAATGTCCAGTTAGCTTTGATGAAAGATGCTCTACGCTTTTAG
- a CDS encoding polysaccharide biosynthesis/export family protein, with protein METKNNSKIPNPQSQVKTGIALYLASFYSAAWTLSFTALFWGLNTKFERSAFAELVSKNLPTLPALKEPQQQQQPTIPVNINAQLPINPAFSNRAYLLGPGDQISIQVQRFPDLGLAGSISQEGLVVLPLIGAVNLRGLTVEQAQQVIRDRLNRFIKNPNVAVSLIIQRPVTVTVTGQVARPGFYPLPTPQISAALFAASGTTSTADLRGVLVRRTLANGAIAEQKIDLLTPLQTGIAPPDLRLEDGDAIIVPYQQVTADRKSDRDVAARYSLAAAQGPVQVTIAGEVSKPGFYTLPAGSGRISGALVAAGGATLKADLREVRVRRTLVDGSTVEEPIDLYTPLVNATELFDFPLQNGDAIVVPELEAGKEQDYNRALVAKSTLIKPQIYVRVLSYASGGLTSFYVQNGSRFLDALNGVPLNAADLRKIALFRFDREQGIAISQKLDAKAALEGDVSQNPLLEDNDVIVIGRNLVERISYVINTATRPFRDILGFVLFFEQLREGAQNLFGPNSSGGSGR; from the coding sequence ATGGAAACCAAAAATAACTCAAAAATCCCCAATCCTCAATCCCAAGTTAAAACTGGAATTGCTCTCTACCTGGCAAGCTTCTACTCAGCAGCTTGGACTCTTTCTTTTACTGCCCTATTTTGGGGATTAAATACCAAATTCGAGCGGAGCGCTTTCGCTGAGTTGGTGAGCAAAAATCTCCCTACATTACCTGCTCTCAAAGAGCCACAACAGCAGCAACAACCGACTATTCCTGTTAACATAAACGCCCAGCTTCCAATCAATCCTGCTTTTAGCAACCGTGCTTACCTCTTGGGCCCCGGAGATCAAATTTCTATTCAAGTTCAGCGCTTCCCAGATTTAGGTTTAGCTGGCTCAATTAGTCAGGAAGGGTTAGTTGTGCTACCACTAATCGGAGCAGTGAATTTGCGGGGCCTCACTGTCGAACAAGCACAGCAAGTTATCCGCGATCGCCTCAACAGATTTATCAAAAATCCCAATGTTGCTGTCTCCCTGATAATTCAGCGTCCCGTAACCGTCACAGTCACAGGTCAAGTCGCCAGGCCTGGTTTTTATCCCCTACCAACTCCTCAAATCTCTGCGGCCCTTTTCGCAGCATCCGGTACTACTTCCACTGCTGACTTGCGAGGGGTACTGGTACGCCGCACTTTAGCTAACGGTGCGATCGCCGAACAGAAAATCGACCTACTAACCCCCCTGCAAACTGGTATCGCGCCGCCCGATTTGCGTCTAGAAGACGGAGATGCCATTATCGTGCCTTACCAACAAGTCACAGCCGATCGCAAGTCCGACCGCGATGTGGCTGCCAGATACAGCTTGGCGGCGGCCCAGGGGCCCGTACAAGTCACAATTGCGGGAGAGGTGAGTAAGCCTGGTTTTTATACTTTACCTGCTGGTTCGGGGCGGATTTCTGGTGCTTTAGTCGCTGCGGGAGGCGCAACTTTGAAAGCTGACTTGCGGGAAGTGCGAGTGCGGCGGACATTAGTTGATGGTTCGACAGTGGAAGAACCAATTGATTTGTACACTCCCTTAGTAAATGCTACAGAACTGTTCGATTTCCCTTTGCAAAATGGAGATGCGATCGTTGTTCCAGAACTAGAAGCAGGTAAAGAGCAAGATTACAACCGCGCTTTAGTTGCTAAGTCAACTCTGATTAAGCCCCAGATTTATGTTCGAGTTTTGAGCTACGCTAGTGGTGGGCTAACTTCATTCTATGTACAAAATGGTAGTAGATTTTTAGATGCTCTCAATGGCGTGCCTCTCAATGCTGCTGACCTCCGAAAAATCGCCCTATTTCGCTTCGATCGAGAGCAAGGTATAGCCATTAGCCAAAAACTAGATGCTAAGGCTGCTTTAGAGGGCGATGTTTCTCAGAATCCTTTACTGGAAGATAACGATGTGATTGTCATTGGTCGCAATTTGGTAGAGAGAATTAGCTATGTTATCAATACTGCTACTCGACCATTCCGCGATATTTTGGGATTCGTTCTTTTCTTCGAGCAGTTGCGAGAAGGAGCACAAAATCTCTTCGGGCCAAATTCAAGTGGTGGTTCTGGACGATAA